GTGTTGGCCAGCAACTGGGTCAGCTCGGTGGGCACCACCTGCCACGACACGCCGAAGCGGTCCTTCAGCCAGCCGCACTGCTGGGCCTTCTCGTCGCCGCCCTCCGACAGCCGTGCCCAGTAGTGGTCCACCTCCGCCTGGGTCTCGCAGTTGACGATGAGCGACATCGCCTCCGTGAACTTGTAGTGGGGCCCGCCGTTGAGCGCGAGCAGTTCCTGTCCATCGAGCGAGAAGAGGATGGTCATCACCGCGCCGGGCGGCTGACCGCTCGGACCCGCGCTCTGCTCGGTGTACTTCGTCCGCGTGATGACGCGGGAGTTGGGGAAGACGGACGTGTAGAGCGCGACGGCGGCCTCCGTCTGCTCGTGGCTCTGGAACCAGAGGCACTGGGTGATGCGCTGGAGCTTCTGGGACATGGCGGGTTCCCTCCGTGGGGTGTGAAGGCAAAGCTGCACAGGCTCGAAGCGAGCGGCCCGGTGGTGCGACCCCGGGGCCTTCGCGCGGACGACGGGTCGCCTGTCCGCACGAGCGGGAGGAGAGCCTGGGGCCACGGCTCCCCTCCCGTGAGACAGACTAGGGGACGACGTTCACCGTGGCCATCGCCGTGCCCACGGTGCCCACCTCGTCCTGGAAGAGCTCCAGGCCCACCGTGTGACTCCCTCGGGCGCCCACCGGGATGTGCTTCGTCATCGT
The Myxococcus fulvus DNA segment above includes these coding regions:
- a CDS encoding VOC family protein, which codes for MSQKLQRITQCLWFQSHEQTEAAVALYTSVFPNSRVITRTKYTEQSAGPSGQPPGAVMTILFSLDGQELLALNGGPHYKFTEAMSLIVNCETQAEVDHYWARLSEGGDEKAQQCGWLKDRFGVSWQVVPTELTQLLANTSPEKGARVTQALFKMKKLDLEALRRAAG